In one Candidatus Nanopelagicus limnes genomic region, the following are encoded:
- the ruvB gene encoding Holliday junction branch migration DNA helicase RuvB: MSERIIDQDADDAERVAELALRPKNLNEFVGQLRVRDQLDLLLSAAKQRKATADHILFSGPPGLGKTTLAMIVAAEMDCPIRITSGPAIQHAGDLASILSSLVEGEILFLDEIHRMSRPAEEMLYLAMEDFRVDVIVGKGAGATSIPLELPHFTLVGATTRAGLLPSPLRDRFGFTAQLDFYEADELSQIIKRSAQLLEIEIDKAAIAEIASRSRGTPRVANRLLRRVRDYAQVNKEKIVQLDHAKTALQIYEVDQIGLDRLDKAVLTALIKNFNGGPVGVSTLAMAVGEEIETIESLAEPFLVRMGFLARTPRGRIATAAGWSHLGIKPPLSAQIGTDATLFDQDPDIAQ; this comes from the coding sequence ATGAGTGAACGAATTATCGATCAGGACGCTGATGATGCAGAACGTGTTGCAGAGTTAGCCCTGCGTCCAAAGAATTTAAATGAATTTGTCGGACAATTAAGAGTAAGAGATCAACTAGATTTATTGCTTTCAGCGGCAAAACAACGCAAAGCCACAGCAGATCACATACTTTTTTCTGGGCCACCTGGTTTAGGAAAAACAACCTTGGCTATGATTGTTGCTGCAGAGATGGATTGTCCGATTCGAATTACCTCAGGACCAGCGATACAACATGCTGGTGATTTAGCATCAATTCTTTCCTCTTTGGTGGAAGGTGAGATTTTATTTTTAGATGAAATTCATCGTATGTCTCGCCCAGCTGAGGAAATGCTCTATTTAGCGATGGAAGATTTTCGAGTTGATGTGATTGTAGGCAAAGGCGCAGGTGCAACATCGATTCCACTGGAGCTACCGCATTTCACATTAGTTGGTGCGACCACTAGAGCGGGCCTTCTACCTAGCCCACTGCGCGATCGATTTGGTTTCACTGCTCAACTAGATTTTTATGAAGCAGATGAACTTTCACAGATTATTAAGCGAAGTGCCCAATTGCTAGAGATTGAAATTGATAAAGCAGCAATTGCTGAAATCGCATCTCGCTCCCGTGGAACGCCTAGAGTAGCTAACCGTTTATTGAGAAGAGTTCGTGATTACGCCCAAGTAAATAAAGAAAAAATTGTTCAGTTAGACCATGCAAAAACCGCTTTGCAAATCTATGAAGTGGATCAAATTGGCTTAGATCGCTTAGATAAAGCGGTATTAACTGCATTGATTAAAAACTTTAATGGTGGCCCAGTTGGTGTTTCAACCTTAGCGATGGCGGTGGGTGAGGAGATAGAAACAATTGAATCATTAGCTGAGCCGTTCTTAGTTCGCATGGGCTTTCTTGCTAGAACTCCAAGAGGTCGAATCGCAACTGCAGCTGGATGGTCACACCTTGGAATTAAGCCGCCGTTGTCAGCACAAATTGGAACGGATGCAACACTTTTTGATCAAGACCCAGATATCGCCCAATAA
- a CDS encoding RelA/SpoT family protein — MTSTQLLKPVADGLAKSHPGYSNSDLERAYVAAEKAHSGQLRKSGEPYITHPVAVAQILTELGMDLPTVMAALLHDTVEDTSYSIEQIKAEFGDEVTSLVDGVTKLDKLTYGPTAEAETLRKMVVAMSRDIRVLVIKLADRLHNARTWQFIASETAERKARETIDIYAPLAHRLGMNAIKWELEDLSFKVLEPKKFEEIERLVGERSPARDLLTSEVISAIDLDLAGETIKAQVSGRQKHFYSVYQKMVVRGREFNDIYDLVGIRILVDSVRDCYGALGAIHARWSPVPGRFKDYIAMPKFNLYQSLHTTVIGPNGKAVEIQIRTFDMHARAEYGIAAHWKYKTKNLENGKTPEALWLKQLHEWQQESEDVGDFLETLRYDLRTPEVFVFTPKGSVIALPSGSTPVDFAYAVHTEVGNKCVGAKVNGKLVPLESHLVNGDVVDIVTNKSLNAAPSHDWLNFVTSSRARSKIKAWFSKERQEEAIEAGQESIARQMRKAGLPIQKILGGHALLELSHELRYEDIESLYEAVGNGRISAHSVIEKLMALLGTGDNHPENDLTPLVAPVKRSRKSVTGIDVEGADDVLVKLARCCAPVPGDQITGFITRGSGVSVHRADCINITDLKVHQGDRMVGVKWNLSAKSTFLVNIQVEALDRARLLSDVTKALSDQHVNILSASVVTNKDQTAICKFSFEMADASHLDAVLSSVRLIEGVYDVDRVFNN, encoded by the coding sequence ATGACAAGTACTCAATTGTTGAAGCCGGTGGCCGATGGCCTGGCAAAATCTCACCCAGGATATTCCAACTCAGATCTTGAACGCGCATATGTTGCTGCTGAAAAAGCCCATTCTGGTCAATTAAGAAAATCAGGTGAACCCTATATAACTCACCCAGTTGCAGTGGCACAAATTCTTACCGAATTGGGAATGGATCTGCCAACTGTTATGGCAGCTTTATTGCATGACACAGTAGAAGATACTTCTTATTCAATCGAACAAATAAAAGCTGAGTTTGGTGATGAAGTAACTTCATTGGTGGATGGCGTTACCAAGTTAGATAAATTAACTTATGGCCCAACCGCAGAGGCTGAAACTCTTCGTAAAATGGTTGTCGCAATGTCGCGAGATATTCGAGTTCTGGTCATCAAACTTGCTGATCGTTTACACAATGCTCGCACCTGGCAATTTATTGCCTCTGAAACTGCCGAACGTAAAGCGCGGGAAACTATTGATATCTACGCACCGCTTGCCCACCGTCTTGGAATGAATGCAATTAAGTGGGAGCTTGAGGACCTTTCATTTAAAGTCTTAGAACCAAAGAAGTTTGAAGAGATCGAAAGATTAGTCGGCGAACGCTCACCAGCTAGAGATCTTTTGACCTCAGAGGTTATTTCTGCGATTGATTTAGATTTAGCAGGCGAAACTATAAAAGCACAGGTGAGTGGTCGGCAAAAACATTTCTATAGTGTTTATCAAAAAATGGTTGTCAGAGGCCGTGAATTTAATGATATTTATGATCTAGTCGGTATTCGAATTCTTGTGGACTCGGTCAGAGATTGTTATGGCGCGCTAGGTGCAATTCACGCAAGGTGGAGTCCTGTGCCAGGTCGCTTTAAGGATTACATTGCTATGCCGAAATTCAATCTTTATCAATCACTTCACACAACTGTAATTGGACCCAACGGTAAAGCAGTTGAAATTCAAATTAGAACTTTTGATATGCATGCTCGGGCTGAATATGGAATTGCTGCGCACTGGAAGTACAAAACAAAAAACCTTGAAAACGGTAAAACTCCAGAAGCTTTATGGCTAAAACAACTTCATGAATGGCAACAAGAAAGTGAAGATGTTGGCGATTTTCTTGAAACCCTTCGGTATGACCTTAGGACACCAGAGGTATTTGTATTCACGCCCAAGGGCAGTGTGATTGCACTGCCATCTGGATCAACGCCAGTAGATTTTGCTTACGCAGTACATACTGAAGTTGGTAATAAATGCGTTGGGGCTAAAGTTAATGGAAAGCTAGTGCCGCTTGAATCACATCTAGTTAATGGTGATGTTGTAGATATCGTTACAAACAAAAGTTTAAATGCTGCTCCTAGTCATGACTGGCTAAATTTTGTAACCTCTTCAAGAGCTCGATCTAAAATCAAAGCTTGGTTCTCCAAAGAGCGACAAGAAGAGGCTATTGAAGCAGGTCAAGAATCAATCGCTAGGCAAATGCGAAAAGCTGGATTGCCAATACAAAAAATCTTGGGCGGACACGCACTTCTAGAACTATCTCATGAACTTAGATATGAAGATATTGAGTCTTTGTATGAAGCAGTTGGCAATGGTCGTATCTCAGCTCATTCAGTAATTGAGAAGTTAATGGCTCTACTTGGCACAGGAGATAACCATCCAGAAAATGACTTAACACCTTTAGTTGCACCCGTTAAGCGCAGCAGAAAAAGCGTGACTGGAATTGATGTTGAAGGTGCTGATGACGTTTTAGTAAAACTAGCTAGGTGTTGCGCACCGGTTCCGGGAGATCAGATCACTGGATTCATCACTCGTGGCAGTGGTGTTTCTGTGCATAGAGCAGATTGCATAAACATTACAGATCTTAAAGTTCATCAGGGTGATCGTATGGTTGGTGTGAAATGGAATTTATCGGCAAAGAGTACGTTCTTGGTAAACATCCAAGTTGAAGCTTTGGATAGAGCTCGGCTTCTATCTGATGTTACAAAAGCGCTCTCTGATCAACATGTGAATATTTTGAGCGCTTCAGTGGTTACCAATAAAGATCAAACTGCGATCTGCAAGTTCTCATTTGAGATGGCGGATGCATCCCATTTGGATGCGGTATTGAGTTCAGTTAGATTAATTGAAGGTGTTTATGATGTTGATCGAGTCTTTAATAATTAA
- the hisS gene encoding histidine--tRNA ligase — translation MSKFQAPKGVSEYFPPNSNQFEYVRKQLLRTARLAGYNLIELPVFEDTEVFTRGVGESTDVVSKEMYTFEDRGGRSITLRPEGTAGVMRAVIEHNLDKGQLPVKLFYTGPFFRAERPQAGRYRQFYQVGIEAIGYSDPEIDVEVIAVADSAFKALGLKKYKLNITSLGDSISRDAHRKDLVKYIAGLKLDEATQVRAQLNPLRLFDDKREEIKTAMAKAPLLLDYLNKESKQHFETVQGLLKNIGIEFKINPRMVRGLDYYTGTTFEFDHEMLGAQSGIGGGGRYDGLMASLGGADVSGIGFGLGVDRILMACQAENSLPAVINQIQLFIAPITDAGKAAGFKLLAELREAGITCDMAYGDRALKGAMKAADKSGAKYGLVIGDDEITTGNCELKLMSSGEVISSSLDASELIQKIGK, via the coding sequence TTGAGTAAGTTTCAAGCGCCCAAAGGAGTCAGTGAGTATTTTCCGCCTAACTCAAATCAATTCGAATATGTGCGAAAGCAGTTACTAAGAACAGCTCGCCTTGCAGGTTATAACTTAATTGAACTGCCAGTTTTTGAAGATACGGAAGTTTTTACGCGAGGTGTGGGCGAATCTACTGATGTAGTTAGTAAGGAGATGTATACCTTTGAAGATCGCGGTGGTCGCTCAATAACGCTAAGACCTGAAGGTACAGCCGGAGTAATGCGTGCTGTGATTGAACATAATTTAGATAAAGGCCAATTGCCGGTAAAACTCTTTTACACGGGACCCTTTTTTCGAGCCGAACGTCCGCAAGCAGGTAGATATCGTCAGTTCTATCAAGTTGGTATTGAAGCGATTGGTTATAGCGATCCAGAGATAGATGTTGAAGTTATTGCAGTTGCAGATTCAGCATTTAAAGCGTTGGGGTTAAAGAAATACAAATTAAATATCACATCCCTAGGTGATTCAATTAGTCGAGATGCCCACCGAAAGGACTTAGTTAAATACATTGCTGGGCTGAAATTAGATGAAGCCACGCAAGTTCGAGCACAACTTAATCCATTGAGACTATTTGATGATAAGCGTGAAGAGATAAAAACAGCAATGGCAAAAGCTCCGCTATTGCTTGACTACCTCAATAAAGAAAGCAAACAGCATTTTGAAACTGTGCAGGGGTTGTTAAAAAATATTGGTATCGAATTCAAGATAAATCCGAGAATGGTGCGTGGTCTTGATTACTACACCGGCACTACCTTTGAGTTTGATCATGAAATGCTTGGCGCTCAATCTGGAATTGGTGGTGGTGGCAGATACGACGGCCTAATGGCATCACTCGGTGGAGCTGATGTGAGTGGGATTGGTTTTGGTTTAGGAGTAGATCGTATTTTGATGGCGTGCCAAGCAGAAAATTCACTGCCAGCAGTTATTAATCAGATTCAACTTTTCATCGCGCCTATTACCGATGCGGGCAAGGCTGCCGGATTCAAATTATTAGCTGAATTGCGTGAAGCAGGAATCACCTGCGATATGGCTTATGGAGATCGTGCGCTGAAAGGCGCCATGAAAGCTGCTGATAAAAGTGGCGCTAAATATGGATTAGTAATCGGTGATGATGAAATTACCACTGGAAATTGCGAATTGAAATTGATGAGCAGCGGCGAAGTGATATCTAGTAGCCTTGATGCTTCAGAACTAATTCAAAAGATTGGGAAGTAA
- a CDS encoding MBL fold metallo-hydrolase — protein sequence MLIDRVIAPYFETNCWILAVGTGNECIIVDPGMAKPNLVNEIEQKVSELKLKPVAVFITHGHLDHTFSVLPLTKQVPMRTFVTGDDRFLLTDPMGALDRGGVSEQFLKAFGVEKFKEPDEIVELEDFSTFEVAGMKITSIFAPGHTKGSVIFTVDDKQLISGDVLFAGSIGRTDLPTGSASQMRKTLRDRILTLPDSLNVLPGHGGQTTIGTERVRNPYLQDDFLDQNGR from the coding sequence GTGTTAATTGATCGTGTAATCGCACCCTATTTTGAAACAAATTGCTGGATCCTAGCCGTAGGTACTGGGAACGAATGCATCATTGTCGATCCAGGCATGGCCAAACCGAATCTAGTAAATGAGATCGAACAAAAGGTTTCAGAACTTAAACTAAAACCCGTAGCTGTGTTCATAACACATGGACATTTAGATCATACATTTTCCGTTCTTCCTTTAACAAAGCAAGTTCCCATGCGAACCTTTGTAACCGGTGATGATCGATTTCTCCTTACAGATCCGATGGGTGCATTAGATCGTGGTGGTGTAAGTGAACAATTTCTGAAGGCTTTTGGAGTTGAAAAATTCAAAGAACCAGATGAAATAGTTGAGCTGGAAGATTTTTCAACATTTGAAGTTGCAGGAATGAAAATTACTTCTATCTTTGCGCCCGGCCATACCAAGGGTTCAGTTATTTTTACTGTTGATGATAAGCAATTAATTTCTGGTGATGTGCTTTTTGCCGGTAGCATCGGAAGAACTGATTTACCTACTGGTTCAGCCAGTCAGATGCGAAAAACCTTACGAGATCGAATTTTGACCCTTCCAGATAGCCTAAATGTCCTACCTGGACATGGTGGGCAAACTACAATCGGCACAGAGCGAGTAAGAAATCCTTACCTGCAAGATGATTTTTTAGATCAGAACGGGCGGTGA
- the secD gene encoding protein translocase subunit SecD: protein MSANKIANTQARAVRTISILLLTILAMSGLSFVLGATSFKLGLDLQGGTSVTLQPRIEDGQSGKVTAEAIDQAVEIIRQRVNSLGVAESEVSAQGTGVNRQIVIQVPGETGRRIVDLVGQTAELRFRPVLAEGAANATSLSADTATAVLPAGVTPEINAQFAALDCTLPQNRQGGASGNEAATVVSCDRSGASKYILAPAEVLGRQITKASALLDPQGASGWYVTLDFDGEGTTKFGAMTTRLTSLPSPQNQAAIVLDGLVYSAPRINEPINTGTAQITGNFTQLEAQDLSNVLKYGALPLTFDRGEVQQVSPSLGAEQLRGGLIAGILGLLLVIVYSLLYYRGLGIVSVGSLLVASAIALLSFLLLGELIGFTLTLAGIAGAIVAIGITADSFIVYFERIRDEVREGKSLKSAVETGWLRARRTVIVADAVSMIAAIMLYFFAVGGVRGFAFTLGLTTVIDLIVVFFFTKPLITVLARFAFFSEGHPLSGFSAKSLGIVKKEVAQTGEVK from the coding sequence ATGTCTGCTAATAAAATTGCAAATACTCAAGCCAGAGCGGTTAGAACTATCTCTATCTTGCTGCTAACAATCTTGGCAATGAGCGGCCTTTCCTTCGTACTTGGTGCAACCTCATTCAAACTCGGTCTGGATTTACAAGGTGGAACCAGCGTTACCTTGCAGCCTCGAATTGAAGATGGTCAATCTGGAAAAGTAACTGCTGAAGCGATTGATCAAGCAGTTGAAATTATTCGCCAACGCGTTAACTCACTAGGTGTTGCTGAATCTGAAGTTTCAGCACAGGGCACTGGTGTTAATCGCCAAATTGTTATTCAAGTTCCAGGAGAAACTGGTCGTCGTATTGTTGACTTAGTTGGACAAACTGCTGAACTTAGATTTCGTCCAGTCTTGGCAGAGGGCGCAGCAAATGCCACATCATTATCAGCAGATACTGCAACAGCAGTTTTGCCCGCTGGAGTCACTCCAGAAATAAACGCTCAATTTGCAGCTTTAGATTGCACCCTTCCACAAAATCGCCAAGGTGGTGCGAGTGGAAATGAAGCCGCAACAGTTGTTAGTTGCGATAGATCTGGAGCAAGTAAATACATTTTGGCACCGGCCGAGGTCCTAGGTCGGCAAATAACAAAAGCATCTGCATTATTAGATCCACAAGGTGCTTCAGGTTGGTATGTAACTTTAGATTTTGATGGTGAGGGAACAACAAAATTTGGCGCAATGACCACCCGCTTGACCTCACTGCCATCTCCACAAAATCAAGCAGCCATTGTTCTAGATGGATTGGTTTATTCAGCACCTCGAATTAATGAACCAATAAATACCGGAACTGCGCAAATTACAGGAAATTTCACCCAGCTAGAAGCTCAAGATTTATCAAATGTTTTAAAGTACGGCGCACTGCCATTGACCTTTGATCGTGGTGAAGTGCAACAGGTTTCACCATCATTAGGTGCTGAACAACTGCGTGGTGGTTTGATTGCTGGCATCCTTGGTTTGTTATTAGTAATCGTTTATTCATTGCTTTACTACCGCGGGCTAGGAATTGTCTCCGTAGGCTCATTGCTAGTTGCTTCAGCAATCGCACTTCTTTCATTCTTGTTATTGGGTGAGTTAATTGGATTCACATTAACCCTTGCTGGAATTGCGGGAGCGATCGTCGCGATTGGTATTACCGCAGACTCATTTATCGTTTACTTTGAACGTATTCGTGATGAAGTGCGCGAAGGTAAATCACTTAAATCTGCTGTTGAAACTGGTTGGTTAAGAGCTCGTCGCACTGTGATAGTCGCGGATGCGGTTTCGATGATTGCTGCGATCATGCTTTACTTCTTCGCTGTCGGTGGTGTTCGTGGCTTCGCGTTTACATTAGGACTAACCACAGTTATTGATTTAATTGTTGTTTTCTTCTTCACTAAACCATTGATCACTGTGTTGGCGAGATTTGCCTTCTTTAGTGAAGGCCATCCACTCTCTGGATTTTCGGCTAAGTCATTAGGAATTGTTAAGAAGGAAGTTGCGCAGACAGGGGAGGTCAAGTAA
- the ruvA gene encoding Holliday junction branch migration protein RuvA has product MISSVTGTVKSTSINSIVVEVGGVGVLLQVPIRIAAKIQSGEKVSFHTYLIVREDALTLYGFTEILDRDFFELLLSVTGIGPKVAQSILANSDAGTIANAVVSSNLKTLESVPGLGKKGAQRLVLELKDKAAAFAGGKVGSNLATSNQVENALQGLGYSSKEAGAMLNQVMKEEKIEGLSAAQILKLALKSSGKQ; this is encoded by the coding sequence ATGATTAGCTCAGTAACTGGAACCGTCAAATCAACCTCAATTAATTCAATTGTGGTTGAAGTTGGGGGAGTTGGCGTCCTTTTGCAGGTGCCAATCAGAATTGCTGCAAAAATTCAAAGTGGTGAGAAGGTCAGCTTTCACACTTATTTAATTGTGCGTGAAGATGCCTTAACACTTTATGGATTTACTGAAATTTTAGATCGAGATTTTTTTGAATTACTTTTATCAGTTACCGGAATAGGTCCTAAAGTTGCTCAATCAATTCTGGCAAATAGTGATGCGGGCACGATTGCCAATGCTGTGGTTTCATCTAATTTAAAAACTTTAGAGTCAGTTCCCGGATTAGGCAAAAAAGGTGCTCAACGTTTAGTGCTTGAGTTAAAAGATAAAGCAGCGGCCTTTGCCGGCGGCAAAGTAGGTTCTAATCTTGCAACATCAAATCAAGTAGAAAACGCACTGCAAGGTCTTGGTTACTCCAGTAAAGAAGCGGGGGCGATGCTTAACCAAGTAATGAAAGAAGAAAAAATTGAAGGATTAAGCGCTGCGCAAATACTCAAGTTAGCTCTTAAAAGCTCTGGAAAGCAATAA
- the secF gene encoding protein translocase subunit SecF, protein MAKFSGLGGRLYRGETSVDFIGKRKIWYSISGLLILASAVTLFTQGLHLGIEFKGGSSFTVTSANASVRTAESALTDAGITSQTIIQKVGNDKIRIQTDALTSVEQNAVEASLSSKFNVTIDSIDSQIIGPSWGEEITRKALYGLFGFLIVVMLYLAMAFESKMAIAAIISVVHDVFITVGIYALVGFEVTPATVIGFLTILGYSLYDTVVVFDKVRENTKGIAASGKSTYSQAANLAVNQTLVRSFNTSLIALLPVGSILFVGAGLLGAGTLKDLSLALFIGLATGTYSSIFIATPILAVLREREPAMQALAKRVGSRGEKGSAANAVTAQPDRGPRNQPKRNRRR, encoded by the coding sequence ATGGCTAAGTTCTCAGGTTTAGGCGGAAGACTTTATAGAGGTGAAACTTCTGTTGATTTCATTGGCAAGCGCAAGATCTGGTACTCGATTTCTGGCTTATTGATCCTTGCTTCGGCCGTAACTTTATTCACTCAAGGTTTGCATCTTGGAATTGAATTTAAGGGCGGTTCATCTTTTACTGTTACTTCCGCAAATGCTTCAGTCCGGACTGCCGAGAGTGCATTAACTGATGCTGGTATTACTTCACAGACCATCATTCAAAAAGTTGGAAATGACAAAATTCGAATTCAAACTGATGCGCTAACTTCAGTAGAACAAAACGCAGTAGAAGCCAGTTTGTCATCTAAATTTAATGTGACTATCGATTCAATTGATTCACAGATTATTGGCCCTTCCTGGGGTGAAGAGATCACGAGAAAAGCTCTTTATGGTTTATTTGGATTTTTGATTGTAGTAATGCTTTATCTTGCAATGGCATTTGAATCAAAGATGGCTATTGCAGCGATCATTTCAGTAGTACATGACGTCTTTATTACTGTCGGAATCTATGCACTTGTAGGTTTTGAAGTTACACCAGCAACTGTGATTGGTTTCCTAACTATCTTAGGTTATTCACTTTATGACACTGTTGTGGTTTTCGATAAGGTGCGCGAAAACACCAAAGGAATTGCAGCGAGTGGAAAGAGCACTTACTCCCAAGCTGCGAACCTTGCTGTAAACCAAACTTTGGTTAGATCATTTAACACTTCCCTTATCGCACTTCTTCCAGTCGGCTCAATTCTGTTTGTTGGCGCAGGTTTACTTGGCGCTGGCACATTAAAGGATCTTTCACTTGCACTATTTATTGGTCTTGCAACTGGAACTTACTCTTCAATATTCATTGCAACTCCAATTCTTGCTGTACTACGCGAGCGTGAGCCAGCCATGCAAGCATTGGCTAAACGTGTTGGTAGCCGCGGCGAAAAAGGTTCAGCTGCTAATGCAGTTACAGCACAACCTGATCGTGGACCTCGCAATCAACCAAAACGTAATCGTCGCCGCTAA
- a CDS encoding DUF349 domain-containing protein — translation MENSSTPNLSNTGAASALIGDPAKFGRVGEDGTVYVITPTGDRAVGSYPGKSPDEALAYFVKKFEMAASEVALLAARIRSGAMVPSDAHEAVNRLRTQISDLNGVGDLANLSASLEKIPALITEHEGAYQARKAAQSAEKEARKTEAAAIKEKIVAEAESLIDSVAWKVTTARLKVLLEEWKKAPRLDKKIDAALWKRFSSSRNKFDKRRRTHFASLDSEHKKVASTKEVIVKEAEALANSKDWLGTANKYKSLMDQWKASGRGKKTTDTALWTRFKAAQDTFFSAKNADMAKRKGSMVENLAKREAMIVEFEALLPITDFKSAKKKFYDLMGKWQKIGMTDRKKRSAFDARIKKVEDEISDLERNHQRKSDPSAKAQANKVVQGLAEAIENYEKQAAKAEAAGQTAKAMVAREAAAARRAWLEQAEKGLTEFTS, via the coding sequence ATGGAAAACTCATCAACACCAAACCTTTCTAATACCGGGGCAGCATCGGCACTTATAGGTGATCCAGCAAAATTTGGCCGAGTCGGCGAAGATGGCACTGTTTACGTAATTACTCCAACTGGTGATCGCGCTGTTGGTTCCTACCCAGGCAAGTCGCCAGACGAAGCACTTGCTTATTTTGTTAAGAAATTTGAAATGGCTGCATCTGAAGTTGCACTCCTTGCTGCGCGAATTCGATCCGGCGCAATGGTGCCAAGTGATGCACATGAAGCTGTGAACAGGTTGCGTACCCAGATCTCTGATTTAAATGGCGTAGGTGACCTAGCAAACCTTTCAGCATCACTAGAAAAAATTCCAGCATTAATAACCGAGCATGAAGGTGCCTACCAGGCACGTAAAGCAGCGCAATCCGCTGAAAAAGAAGCGCGCAAAACTGAAGCCGCAGCCATAAAAGAAAAGATTGTTGCTGAAGCTGAAAGCCTGATTGATTCAGTTGCTTGGAAAGTAACCACTGCCAGATTAAAAGTACTTTTAGAGGAGTGGAAGAAAGCGCCTCGCTTAGACAAGAAAATCGATGCAGCGCTATGGAAGCGTTTCTCATCTTCTCGAAATAAATTTGATAAACGACGCAGAACTCACTTTGCAAGCTTGGATTCTGAGCACAAAAAAGTTGCTTCAACTAAAGAGGTAATTGTTAAAGAAGCAGAGGCACTGGCAAATTCTAAGGACTGGCTAGGAACAGCCAATAAGTACAAATCATTAATGGATCAGTGGAAAGCCTCTGGTCGAGGTAAGAAAACTACAGACACCGCGCTTTGGACACGTTTTAAAGCTGCGCAAGATACATTTTTTTCTGCAAAGAATGCGGATATGGCAAAACGCAAGGGCTCAATGGTAGAAAATCTAGCTAAGCGCGAAGCAATGATTGTTGAGTTCGAAGCATTGCTTCCGATTACTGATTTTAAATCAGCCAAGAAAAAATTCTATGACTTGATGGGTAAGTGGCAGAAAATAGGAATGACGGATCGCAAAAAACGGTCCGCTTTTGATGCCCGAATAAAGAAAGTTGAAGATGAAATTTCTGATCTAGAACGCAACCATCAACGAAAGAGTGATCCATCTGCTAAGGCTCAAGCAAACAAGGTTGTCCAAGGTTTAGCTGAAGCAATAGAGAATTATGAGAAGCAAGCTGCTAAAGCAGAAGCTGCTGGTCAAACTGCCAAGGCCATGGTTGCACGAGAGGCTGCTGCAGCTCGTAGAGCATGGTTAGAACAGGCTGAAAAAGGATTAACTGAGTTCACAAGTTAA
- the ruvC gene encoding crossover junction endodeoxyribonuclease RuvC, translated as MRVLGIDPGLTRCGIGIVDSVGPQKLEMVGVGVIKTDIDAGLEFRLLELEKEISIWINKYKPDVIAVERVFSQLNVKTAMATGQAAGVALLLAAKAGIPVVLHTPSEVKAAVTGSGRADKKQVAQMVKRLLNLKEIPKPVDSTDALALAICHHWRGVGNARLASAKKKAIKKR; from the coding sequence ATGCGAGTTTTAGGAATTGACCCAGGACTTACGAGATGCGGTATTGGCATTGTTGATTCAGTTGGACCTCAAAAACTTGAAATGGTTGGGGTAGGAGTTATTAAAACTGATATTGATGCTGGCCTTGAATTTAGATTATTGGAGTTAGAAAAAGAGATCTCAATTTGGATAAATAAATATAAGCCAGATGTAATCGCGGTGGAGCGAGTGTTCTCTCAACTAAATGTTAAAACTGCTATGGCAACTGGCCAAGCTGCTGGAGTTGCTTTGCTTTTGGCGGCTAAGGCAGGCATCCCCGTTGTTTTACATACCCCTAGTGAGGTTAAGGCCGCGGTGACTGGTTCTGGCCGGGCGGACAAAAAACAGGTTGCACAGATGGTTAAGCGATTACTTAATTTAAAGGAAATTCCAAAACCCGTTGATAGCACCGATGCCTTAGCACTGGCGATCTGCCATCATTGGCGAGGAGTTGGTAATGCCAGGTTGGCAAGTGCCAAAAAGAAGGCAATTAAAAAGCGATGA